The Urbifossiella limnaea nucleotide sequence CAGCCGAAGATCGAGGTGGTGCCGTACACGCCGCAGGGAAAGCTGGTGGTGCCCTACGTCGCCCCGAGCCCGGTGGCGCCGCCGAAGTTTGAGGTGGTGCCGCTGCCGAAGGGGGACGTGCAGCCGTTCCTGTACACGCAGCCGAAGGCGGTCGTGCGCGACCTGCTGCTGGACGAGAAGGGGAACGTGCCCCAACCCAGGATCGAGGTGCGCGACCTGTTGGTGACGCCGAAGGCGGACGTGGTGAAGCCGAAGGTGGTAACGCCGCCCGCCCCGCCCGCCCCGCCCGCCCCGCCGAAGGTCGGGGTGCCGGCCCCGCCAAAGGCGGCGCTGCCGAAGGTGGCGCCGCCGGCGCCGGCCGCCCCGGCGGTCCGGGCGACATCAACCCGGGTTGTGTCGGACAAGTGGGGTCGGCTGGTGGGCGAGCTGATCGCAGCGGGGAAGACGGACGAGCAGATGCTGGAGTCGCTGTCGCTGGCGGCGGCGGGCCGCCTGCCGACGGAGGTCGAGCGTCGGCTGTCGCTGGCGGTGCTGCCGACGGCGGCCGACCGGGCGGCCGGTTGGACGGCGGTGGCCCGCGCTTTGGCGGGCCCGCCGACGCCGCCGACGCCGCCCGCCCCGCCACCGCTGCCGCGGTCGCCACAGTAGGGTGGTGCGTGCCCCGCCGGCGGGTTGACGACGGCCTGCGGGGCGGTATAACAGGAGTGCGGGGCAGTTAGCTCAGTTGGTAGAGCGAGCGACTGAAAATCGCTAGGTCCCCAGTTCAACCCTGGGACTGCCCACTCTGGGAAAGCAAGGGTTTCGAGAGACTCCGGTTTCCCGAGAACACCCGCCGGTACAGAATCGCGGTACGGAATGATGCCTCCGAGGCCGTGACGGGTTACAACCGTCACCAACCCGGAGGCTTTTTCATGGCCCGCACCCCGAAGCCCTGGTATCGCGAGGACCGGCAGGCTTACTTCGTCACGATCCGCGGCACCCGGCACAACCTCGGCCCCGACAAGAAGGACGCCCTCCGCCGCTTCCACGAGTTGATGGCGGCCGACGAGGCTCCCGTTCCCCCTCCGCCCGAGTCGGCCGCGCGGCTCACTGTCGGCCAGGTCTTCGAAAAGTACCTCGACTGGTGCCAGCAGCACCGCGCCCCCCGCACCTACGAGTGGGCGCGAGGCCACATCCAGGGGTTCTGCGACCACCTCCGCACCGCCTCGACCCTGCCCGCCCGCGACCTCCGGCCGTTCCAAGTCGTCGAGTTCGTCGATTCCAAGAAGACCTGGGGGCCGAACCAGAAGCGCGGGGCCATCGTCGCCCTGACCCGGCCGTTCAACTGGGCGTCCAAGCTCGGCTACATCGAGACCAGCCCCGTGCGGGGGATCGAGAAGCCCCAAGCCGAGAAGCGGGACAGCCGGATGACGCCCGGCGACTTCGAGCGGCTCGTCGGGTTCGTGAAGGACCAGCCGTTCCGCGACCTGCTCACCTTCGCCTATGAGGCGGGCTGCCGTCCCCAGGAAGCCCGGAAGATCGAGGCCCGACACCTGCAACTCGACCGGTATCGGGTCGAAATCCCCCCGCCGGAGGCGAAGGGGAAGCGCCGGTGGCGGGTCATCTACTTGTCCGCCAAGGCGGCCGAGATCGTCGCCCGGCTCGCGGCCGAACGCCCGGAGGGGCCCCTGTTCCTCAACGTGGACGGCAACCCGTGGAAGGCCCAGGCCGTCGTCTGCCGGTTCCAGCGGCTGCTCGTCAAGCTCGCCGGGGCGGTGGAAGCACTGCCCCCGCTGCCCAGATTCGACCGGCGGCGGTACAAGGACCCGCTGGAACTCGCCCAGGCGCGGAAGGACCACCAGGCGAAGGTCGTGGCGCTGCGGAGGAAGCGGGCGAAGCTGGCGCGGGAGGGGGACACCCGGTTCGCCATGTACGACATCCGCCACTGCTTCGCCACGCGGAAGCTGAAGGAGGGGCACGACCCGATCACCGTGGCTGCGCTGCTCGGCCACAAGGACGGGTCGATGCTGTGTAAGCATTACGAGGAGCTGTCGCGGGATGGGGACCACCTGCGGCAGGCGGTCAGCTGAGGCGGAGGTGCCGATACACCGATTTTGGCGGAGCTGGAGTCTGTCTGGGCTCAAGCCCCTTTCGCTCGACCCGGAACGTCGCCAGTAGCGCGTCCAAGTCGGCGAGATCGACTACGATCTTTCCACGCCTCAGCCCGAGGCGGTAGTGGGCGAGTTGGCCCGTCTTGATCCAGCCACGGACGACCGACTCGCACACACCCGCACGCTTCGCACAATCCTTGACGCTCAGCACGTGCGTCCCCCTGCCGAGGGCAGGCGGATGGCAACCAGTACCGCGGCACCCGGTCTCCGATGCTCGCGAGTGGCTTGCCCGAACGTGCCGGGCGTGGGTTCAGGGGGTGCAGGCGGATAGTAGCCGTGGACACAGAAGGCCGGATCACGATCCAGTACGACGGGGAGTCGGCGATGGTCGCAGGAGACAAGTGAGGTCCGCCTCGTCGCGCTTCCACACTTCAATGGTTCCCAGGTTGCTTGCTGGTGAGTGTGCGGCCACGGAACCGAGTCGGAACCCACCCCGTGGGTCGACGGGAGGGGCATTCGCGGCTTCCCCCTGGAGTGTGAGGAACGTGCGCCGGACTCCGCCTCCTGTTCCGGCACATCCGGACACCCGAAGGGAGGAGCCGACGCGAGTTCCAGAGTAACGTTGAGTCCTCGAAATAAGGTTGCAGGAAAGATTGCAGGTGCGATGATCCCGTTGCGACGAGGGCGCGCGGCACCTGCGGTCGTCCGACCGTGGTCGCGGAGACCGAACATGGTCCAGCATTTCCCGTTGGCCTGGGAAGCGTACGTCGCAGGCCACCACGGCTCGGTGTTCGGGGCCTGGATGGATTCCGCCTGGGAGGAGGCCACGCTGGGCCTTCCACCGGCCCGCGGTCGCCCGGCTGGTTGCCCCGGCTTCGCGGAGATGGACTTGGCCCTCCGGCGGTTGGCTGTCGCCAAGGTCGTCGAGGCCGCCGTCCTCGTCGAGGTCCACCGGGCGATCGACGCAGTCCGCCGGTACGCGCGCCGACTGCTCCGGGCGTGGCGGGCGGCCGACCTCTACACCGTCCGGCGGGCCTACGCCCGCGGCTTCAGGTGGGCCGAGGTTCTCGGCGAATTGGGTGCGGGACTGCTCGCCCCGCACGCGGGGTCGCTCGGCTGGATCGTGCTCGGGGCCGCGGTCGGCCGCTGCCGAAGAGCCTGCCGTAACGCCGCGGCGGGTGGCGTGCTGCCCGACGGGTCGGGCGGGGAGGTACTCGACGAGGTGAGAGGGGCGGTCGGGCGTTTGGCAAACGCCTCGACCAGAGCGGTACTTCAGCCGCTGCTTGCGCTCGCGCCACCGGAGCACGACCGGGGGCCGCACCCGCTCGAAGAAGCTCGCTACGTGCATCACCTCCACCTCGCTATTGCCAGTGCCGACGTGGCAGTTTTGTCGGCCCTACGGGGCGTGACGGCGCCTCTCCCCGTGCTGGCCCTGGACGCCGAACGGCTCGTTTTCCACGGCCGGGAGTTTCGCCTGTCCGACATCCCCCGCACCCAGGCCGCCGCCCTCTGGGTGCTCGCGGAGAGCGCGGGTCGGCCGGTGCCTCGGGCGGTGATACGGTCGGAGGGCCGGATTCAGACGCCTGAGAACCGGCTGGAGGAGATCATGTCGCGCCTCCGGCGGCAACTCGCCTTACTCGTGGGCCGGGAGCCGCCGGTTGCGGGCGTGGGCCCGAAGGAGATCCGGGAGATCATCCGCGGCGAGCGGGGGCCAAGCCCCCACCAGGGCCCGTACATCCTCCGCCTGTCCCCAGAGTCCGTCCGGGTGACTCTCCCCCGGCCGGCGTGGATGCGGCGACC carries:
- a CDS encoding tyrosine-type recombinase/integrase; translation: MARTPKPWYREDRQAYFVTIRGTRHNLGPDKKDALRRFHELMAADEAPVPPPPESAARLTVGQVFEKYLDWCQQHRAPRTYEWARGHIQGFCDHLRTASTLPARDLRPFQVVEFVDSKKTWGPNQKRGAIVALTRPFNWASKLGYIETSPVRGIEKPQAEKRDSRMTPGDFERLVGFVKDQPFRDLLTFAYEAGCRPQEARKIEARHLQLDRYRVEIPPPEAKGKRRWRVIYLSAKAAEIVARLAAERPEGPLFLNVDGNPWKAQAVVCRFQRLLVKLAGAVEALPPLPRFDRRRYKDPLELAQARKDHQAKVVALRRKRAKLAREGDTRFAMYDIRHCFATRKLKEGHDPITVAALLGHKDGSMLCKHYEELSRDGDHLRQAVS
- a CDS encoding helix-turn-helix domain-containing protein; translated protein: MLSVKDCAKRAGVCESVVRGWIKTGQLAHYRLGLRRGKIVVDLADLDALLATFRVERKGLEPRQTPAPPKSVYRHLRLS